TACAGAACAAGCTATACGGGAAGCAGAGACTGCTGTACGATACAACTATGACATTGGCCTGCTGAGTATGGGTGGATTGCAGGACTGGACGGAAGAACAGATTCTGGATCGGGTACGCAAAGTCGCTGCTATCATTCCTGTATTTGGCTTTTATCTACAGCCATCCGTAGGCGGAAGAATATTCTCGTATGCATTCTGGCAGGAATTTGTAGAGATTGACAATGTAGAAGCCATTAAATGTGCTTCGTTCAACCGCTACCAGACTTTAGATGTAATGCGGGCACTGGCCAATTCATCCCGAAGAAATGATGTTGCTATGTATACCGGCAACGACGACAATATTATTGCTGATTTGCTATCGGCTTACCGGTTTACTGTAAACGGAGAGCGTATAGAAATTAACTTTAAAGGAGGTCTGCTTGGTCACTGGGCTGTATGGACGCAGAAGGCTGTGGCGCTGATGGAAGAAATAAAGGAATACCGTAAACACAAAACCAATGAAAAAGCAGACGATCTGCTATCCCGAAATATAGAAGTGACCGATGCCAATGCTGCATTTTTTGACCCTGCACACCACTTTCATGGGTGTATCCCCGGCATTCATGAAGTATTGAGACGACAAGGCCTGATGAAAGGTATATGGTGTCTCAATCCAAATGAAAAACTGTCCACCGGACAAAAAGAAGAAATTGACAGGATATATATGGAATATCCACATCTGAATGATGATAAATTCGTTCAGGAATTTTTAAAGAAGAACTAAAAAAGAGAAGGTGACTCAAAAGGTCACCTTCTCTTTTTTAATATCATTATCCTGATCTGGTTTAAGAATTCAAGACCAAAAATATAAGGCTAACTCCTTTTCTGTAATTGACAGTTTCTACTTGAACCGGCTTATTATACCCCATATTATACCAAAAACCATAGAAAGCAACACATAGGACACCGGAATCATTATACTTCTTATGATTATCCCTCTCCTGGAATATCCGGATTCCGAAAAAAACTGATAATACACCCACACCGTATAAATCAACATGGATATACTGAGAACAGTATAATATAAAAAGAAAAGTACTGTTTTGTCGGTATAGAAAACGGTAAGAATTGTAAATAGCAAACCGATAACTAACTCGGCCGCAGATTTATATGAATTCAAAACCAAATGCTCGGAGTAATTGAATTTAGCTTTCCGAAACCATAAAAAACTAAACAAGGAATATAACGGAATCGTAACTAACGGAACGAGCTTAGGATATTTAGTTAAAATCCTCTCAATCGGTCCTGTTGCTTCACGGCTCTGCTCCGGCATCAGATCACTTAATTTGATATCTGAATAATGTCCGATAATCCCTGACACCGCCACGACGATCAGTATAAGGGTGACAAAACTAAAATAACCAACCCGCTTCCCTAGTATATACTCTCTTATACTGTGACCCGGACGGGTAAATAATTCCTTAATAGTAAACAAAATTCCCCTGTCCACATGCCATACACCATGAACCAGATCATGTTCAAAAAAATGTTTGAGAGAATATCGGTGTGTACTGCTCTTCTGCCCACAGCTTTTACAGTAATTTCCGACTATTTCATCGTGACAATTCAGGCAATTCTTTTCTATCATTTGGTTTGTAATTCTATGTAATTGATCTGTTTTTAATCTCGGTATTCAACACTTTCAATACGCTGACCATCGGAATAAGTGTTACTGGTAACGCCGCAACAGGAATAAATAATTTCAGAGATGATATATATAAGTAGACATATACAGCCATACCCAACATAGCAATCCACACTATTACAGCTCCGATAAGGATACCCTTTATAAGATTTTTTCTATAGGTTAATCTTTCAATGCTTAATTCCTTCAGGTTACTTTTCAGCATTTTCTTATTGGCAATAATGGTTAATATACATCTTCTTCGTATAGATCAGGTAATAATAAAGGCAATTTTACAGATAATGTATGATACTATGATGTATATAGCTTATCTGTATTTTTCAATAAATTCAAATCAAACTGAACTACCCTTTATTAGCCCACAAAAATATAGTACTGATCTGAATTATACAATAAGACTGGGTAGAATACGCTTACAATTATTTAACTTTAGTATCAGTAGATTCACATATATGACAAAGATCCGGAAAATGATAACAAAAAGAGGTGAAGAAATCACCATGAAATACTTTGATTTTTTAGATCATCATGTCGATGATGTCATCAGTGGACGTACAGACGAATTTATGGAGCTCAATGAGATCGCAAGCGCATTAGCGGTATCACACAAGCACCTTACAGATACCATCCAGAAGGAAAAAGGAAATCACCCCTGTCATTTCTATGATGAAAAGATCATCGAAAAAGCAAAGGCATTATTGACCGGAACCACACTCCCGATAGCACATATAGCAATGAAAATGACATACGATCCTTCCAATTTTTCTAAATTCTTCAAAAAATGGACGGGCATGACTCCCGGAGATTTCCGTAATTCAAGCACAAAGTAAGTGTCAACCCAAAACTTCCGAAAAGTTCACCATATCACTCTGATTTTGATTGCAGAACTTTGCCATACAAACAAATTAAAAATCTTATGGCAAGAAATGATTTAAAAGGAAAAGTAGTATTAATCGCAGGCGGAGGTAAAAACCTTGGGGGACTGTTGAGTAGGAATTTCGCTAGTCAGGGAGCAAAAATAGCCATCCACTTTAATAGCGAAAGCACAAAAGCGGAGGCAGAAAAAACCTTAGCTGATATTGAAAATGCCGGAGGAGAAGCATTTTTATTTCAGGCAGAT
The Sphingobacterium spiritivorum genome window above contains:
- a CDS encoding dihydrodipicolinate synthase family protein produces the protein MKKLDPVLKKLLHEGTVIPAHPLALHEDRSIDEEGQRLLSRYYMASGAGGIAVAVHSTQFEIRDPKINLFETVLQWAAEEVQKADLERPFIKVAGICGPTEQAIREAETAVRYNYDIGLLSMGGLQDWTEEQILDRVRKVAAIIPVFGFYLQPSVGGRIFSYAFWQEFVEIDNVEAIKCASFNRYQTLDVMRALANSSRRNDVAMYTGNDDNIIADLLSAYRFTVNGERIEINFKGGLLGHWAVWTQKAVALMEEIKEYRKHKTNEKADDLLSRNIEVTDANAAFFDPAHHFHGCIPGIHEVLRRQGLMKGIWCLNPNEKLSTGQKEEIDRIYMEYPHLNDDKFVQEFLKKN
- a CDS encoding DUF3667 domain-containing protein, yielding MIEKNCLNCHDEIVGNYCKSCGQKSSTHRYSLKHFFEHDLVHGVWHVDRGILFTIKELFTRPGHSIREYILGKRVGYFSFVTLILIVVAVSGIIGHYSDIKLSDLMPEQSREATGPIERILTKYPKLVPLVTIPLYSLFSFLWFRKAKFNYSEHLVLNSYKSAAELVIGLLFTILTVFYTDKTVLFFLYYTVLSISMLIYTVWVYYQFFSESGYSRRGIIIRSIMIPVSYVLLSMVFGIIWGIISRFK
- a CDS encoding helix-turn-helix domain-containing protein, producing the protein MITKRGEEITMKYFDFLDHHVDDVISGRTDEFMELNEIASALAVSHKHLTDTIQKEKGNHPCHFYDEKIIEKAKALLTGTTLPIAHIAMKMTYDPSNFSKFFKKWTGMTPGDFRNSSTK